A region from the Dendropsophus ebraccatus isolate aDenEbr1 chromosome 1, aDenEbr1.pat, whole genome shotgun sequence genome encodes:
- the LOC138768408 gene encoding V-set and immunoglobulin domain-containing protein 1-like, with the protein MYYSCEAVLQLGSERHTVESSEIPGKTFNAPTCPSLTVSPNAIILKGNSLIITCRSDGSPAPTYSWQIPNKAGVTYSPDKSSVIIHEATWTHSGTYTCVARNVHGGSDAKQEVTVVSDGYVGLVIGIVIGVMCLIFLGALVGYFWWKKGRKGKATITIQSDLQTMSEIPSGTSEPK; encoded by the exons ATGTACTACTCATGTGAGGCCGTCCTGCAACTTGGATCAGAACGTCACACAGTCGAGTCCTCAGAGATACCTGGAAAGACCTTCA aTGCTCCAACGTGCCCATCCCTAACTGTTTCACCAAATGCAATTATTCTAAAAGGAAATTCACTGATTATAACATGCAGATCAGATGGGTCGCCAGCTCCCACATACAGCTGGCAGATCCCAAACAAAGCCGGGGTCACATACTCCCCGGATAAAAGCTCAGTCATCATCCACGAAGCAACATGGACCCACAGTGGTACATACACATGTGTGGCCAGGAACGTACATGGAGGATCGGATGCAAAGCAGGAGGTGACGGTTGTGTCTG ATGGTTATGTTGGACTGGTTATTGGGATAGTGATCGGCGTGATGTGCCTAATATTTCTTGGAGCCCTAGTAGGCTATTTTTGGTGGAAAAAGGGTCGAAAGGGAAAAGCTACTATAACAATACAGTCAGATTTGCAGACTATGAGTGAAATTCCGTCTGGAACCTCAGAACCCAAGTAG